The following are encoded in a window of Gramella sp. MT6 genomic DNA:
- a CDS encoding PepSY domain-containing protein, giving the protein MVKRKTALKIRQAHRYLGIFIGIQFIMWTVSGLYFSWTDIDEIHGDQFLKTEMKHPNFSGLGSPAEFSPEIEINSLQLKEVAGEPYYWINEEILQNARTGEIKESLSETEAVQVANQHMIDELEVTGIERITSTGEHHEYRGRPLPAYVISYNTSENIKAYVSEADGAFRTLRHRDWRWFDFLWMTHTMDYEGRDDFNNIILRAFSLLGLITVLSGFLLWYTSSPTIRKFTNKKKKKNKKKKAVASH; this is encoded by the coding sequence ATGGTAAAAAGAAAAACAGCCCTGAAAATAAGACAGGCACATAGATACCTGGGTATTTTTATAGGTATACAATTTATAATGTGGACGGTAAGTGGTTTATACTTCAGCTGGACCGATATAGATGAAATACACGGAGATCAATTTCTTAAAACAGAAATGAAACATCCCAATTTTTCAGGGCTTGGAAGTCCCGCAGAATTTAGTCCTGAAATTGAGATTAATTCTTTACAATTAAAAGAAGTTGCTGGGGAACCTTATTACTGGATTAACGAAGAAATTCTTCAGAATGCTAGGACAGGAGAGATTAAAGAGAGTTTATCCGAAACAGAAGCAGTTCAAGTTGCCAATCAACATATGATTGATGAGTTAGAGGTGACTGGAATTGAAAGAATAACCTCTACCGGAGAACATCATGAATATCGCGGAAGACCACTTCCAGCTTATGTTATTTCATATAACACTTCTGAAAACATTAAGGCTTATGTCTCTGAAGCTGATGGAGCTTTTAGAACGCTTAGGCACCGAGATTGGCGCTGGTTCGATTTTTTATGGATGACTCATACCATGGATTACGAAGGTAGAGATGATTTTAATAATATAATTTTAAGAGCATTTTCTTTACTCGGTCTTATTACGGTTTTAAGTGGATTCTTGCTGTGGTATACCTCATCTCCAACAATTAGGAAATTCACTAATAAAAAGAAGAAAAAAAACAAAAAGAAGAAGGCAGTAGCTTCTCATTAG
- a CDS encoding RagB/SusD family nutrient uptake outer membrane protein, with product MKIFKNSILILGLVMFQGCSEDLLDQRPDHVISENLVLNSVEKLDKLLTGTYNEISRNTYLGRVLYKRAAVKGTDFRFVKTTFNPRNYELIAYKYEESSNSSGSCEDLWIQSFKSINNLNLIINNIEAAEGNEAQKQEILGEALGLRGMIYFDLARTFSYPWIREGAAAQGLPLKLSSDEIVTERSSLGETYEQIISDMQNSLSLLEENSWSQGSTQYLTKTGVTALLARVYLYQQDWENALKYAKEVIATRGAENLMGVDSYAFEDYNSESIFELSITSQNSLGSNGLGAQFDFKNGGQGDIIATKTFIELLSAYEGDPRAALLEEDKEGTQQAFIKYINRSDGGGLSAHNIPVIRLSEMYLIAAESAVNGAGGGETEAQDFLNTLIENRTTDFSSNMVNETGDLLKERIAQERRRELALEGHGIYDYIRRGKDIARPVEEHVNTGVDVSNLDIQATDYRTICPIPASEVEASGMEQTEGY from the coding sequence ATGAAAATATTTAAAAACAGTATTCTAATCTTAGGATTAGTAATGTTCCAAGGCTGCAGCGAAGATCTGCTGGACCAAAGACCAGATCATGTTATCTCAGAGAACCTGGTACTGAATTCAGTAGAAAAACTCGATAAACTATTAACCGGAACTTACAACGAGATTTCACGTAATACTTATCTGGGAAGGGTTTTATACAAAAGGGCGGCCGTAAAAGGTACAGATTTTAGATTTGTGAAAACTACTTTCAACCCCAGGAATTATGAGTTGATTGCTTATAAGTATGAAGAAAGTAGTAATAGTAGCGGAAGCTGCGAAGATTTGTGGATTCAATCCTTTAAATCTATAAATAACCTAAACCTTATTATTAATAATATTGAAGCAGCTGAAGGGAACGAAGCGCAAAAGCAAGAGATCTTAGGTGAAGCTTTGGGTTTAAGAGGTATGATATATTTTGATCTGGCAAGAACTTTCTCCTACCCATGGATAAGGGAGGGCGCAGCAGCACAGGGATTACCTTTGAAACTTTCTTCGGATGAGATAGTAACAGAAAGAAGTAGTCTTGGAGAGACTTATGAGCAGATTATTAGTGATATGCAAAATTCGCTTAGTTTATTAGAGGAAAATAGTTGGTCACAAGGAAGCACCCAGTATTTAACAAAAACCGGAGTTACGGCCTTATTGGCAAGGGTATACCTGTATCAGCAAGATTGGGAAAACGCTCTTAAATATGCAAAAGAAGTAATTGCTACCAGAGGGGCAGAAAATCTTATGGGAGTGGATTCTTATGCATTTGAAGATTATAATTCCGAATCTATCTTCGAATTAAGCATTACAAGCCAGAATTCTTTGGGTAGTAACGGGCTGGGAGCCCAATTTGATTTTAAGAATGGAGGTCAGGGAGATATAATCGCTACTAAAACTTTTATTGAATTATTAAGTGCCTATGAAGGTGATCCAAGAGCCGCATTGCTTGAAGAAGATAAGGAAGGTACCCAGCAAGCATTTATTAAGTACATTAATCGTAGTGATGGAGGCGGATTAAGTGCCCACAATATTCCGGTTATTAGATTATCTGAAATGTATTTAATTGCGGCTGAATCAGCAGTAAATGGTGCCGGCGGTGGCGAGACAGAAGCACAGGACTTCCTTAATACGCTTATAGAAAACAGAACTACCGATTTTTCCTCTAACATGGTTAATGAAACTGGTGATTTGCTAAAAGAGCGAATTGCACAAGAAAGAAGAAGAGAGTTGGCATTGGAAGGCCATGGAATTTATGACTATATACGAAGAGGCAAAGATATTGCACGTCCTGTGGAAGAGCACGTAAATACAGGTGTCGATGTGTCGAATTTAGATATTCAAGCTACAGATTACAGGACAATCTGCCCAATTCCTGCCAGTGAAGTAGAGGCATCCGGAATGGAACAAACAGAAGGATACTAA
- a CDS encoding TonB-dependent receptor has protein sequence MKIKLKTIFTLLIVLLVQLTTAQEKTITGTVLNENGIPMPGVNVTIKDSQIGTQTDFDGKYSIKANSGHVLSFTFVGKKPVNITVGSGTEININMEKSAESLNEVMVVAYGSSDKRSFTGAAETVNSEALTRSSTASFETALQGKVSGMNISTSGQPGGKSNVQIRGISSISGNTQPLYVLDGVVINTNSNLRAGDFMEGSTGYNPLSTINSEDIESITVLKDAAASSLYGSRASNGVIIITTKDGKKGETEITLGLETGWSQNLTEENLINNEQFKDLWIEGQINQYIQNNENAEFSRVYANNDLYNGYEDQAISDYEDVYGTTNANADWLNALYQNGLTQKYNLSARGGNEKTTFFISGNYLEQTGTIIETGLKRYSGRVNLENEAKEWLTLGVNLSVAKTERNAANFDGSYAGGLNPLYMARVLPPAAPIYDPEGYGGFANLPNDIEKNANPIGVLKVGEYENAEFRVRGDAYAKFQVLEPLSFKTTFGVDQQAIDETLYDNKEFGAGGGIWNGVLNRVKSEVFQYTVTNILNYNENYGNHGLDVLLGQESQVSNMNSINVYGYDVLDSELLSASSIGSLWSHTGYAENYSLLSYFSQVAYNFDQKYYLSTSFRRDGSSRFGKDSRWGTFWSVSGSWVATEEDFLDIDDLDYLKFRGSYGTNGNLPPQYYAALAFFETDGKGYGGNSGLSYGQLQNPDLSWELSKNFNVGMDINIFGELDLTVNYFRKKTEDLLLNVPVSPTTGFMTQLQNFGEMINKGWEFEVGYNPIATEDFSWSTSANLTLLDNKITKLKNDIVPTYSSRYGQDPLIIKEGESIYSFYLRDYAGVNPSNGYAQYHVLENGERTGELTTNAQEAGFGIFGDALQDFQGGVFNQFNYKNFTLDFQFTFGMGGKVYDRTAFKRDDDGFAPQYTNTIAQLNPWNPNNLDATVPIRINGNPTFSNDVSTRHLYDSDYLKLRNAKLTYNLPSFGNTLKGGSVYVQGDNLFLWTELDGYDPEAVVDGVNFFQVPTARTILLGLQLQF, from the coding sequence ATGAAAATTAAATTAAAAACTATTTTCACACTTTTAATAGTGTTATTAGTGCAATTGACCACTGCACAGGAAAAGACCATTACAGGTACTGTTTTAAATGAGAACGGAATTCCAATGCCAGGGGTAAACGTTACTATCAAAGATTCTCAAATCGGGACACAAACCGATTTTGACGGAAAATATTCTATAAAGGCTAACTCCGGTCACGTACTAAGTTTCACATTTGTTGGGAAAAAGCCTGTAAATATTACCGTAGGCTCTGGAACGGAGATCAATATTAATATGGAAAAGAGCGCAGAATCGCTGAATGAAGTGATGGTTGTCGCTTATGGATCTTCAGATAAACGAAGTTTTACAGGTGCCGCAGAGACCGTAAACAGTGAAGCCCTAACCCGAAGTTCCACGGCTAGTTTTGAAACTGCACTTCAGGGTAAAGTTTCAGGTATGAATATTTCTACCTCAGGTCAGCCTGGAGGTAAATCAAATGTCCAAATAAGAGGGATTAGTTCTATTAGCGGTAATACTCAACCTTTATATGTTCTTGATGGAGTGGTGATCAATACTAACTCAAATCTTCGAGCAGGTGATTTCATGGAAGGATCCACCGGTTATAACCCTCTCTCTACTATCAATTCAGAAGATATCGAAAGCATAACTGTATTAAAAGATGCAGCTGCATCTTCTTTATACGGCTCACGAGCTTCAAATGGTGTAATTATTATCACTACAAAAGATGGTAAAAAAGGGGAAACCGAAATTACTTTAGGTCTTGAAACAGGATGGAGTCAAAACTTAACTGAAGAAAATCTTATCAATAATGAACAGTTTAAAGATCTTTGGATCGAAGGTCAAATAAATCAATACATCCAAAATAATGAGAACGCTGAATTCTCCAGAGTTTATGCTAACAATGATCTTTATAATGGCTACGAAGATCAGGCTATCAGTGATTATGAAGATGTGTACGGAACTACTAATGCGAATGCGGATTGGCTGAATGCATTATATCAAAATGGATTAACGCAAAAATATAATCTGTCGGCTAGAGGTGGAAATGAAAAAACTACCTTTTTCATTTCAGGAAATTATTTGGAACAAACAGGAACAATTATAGAAACGGGATTGAAACGATATTCCGGGAGAGTAAACTTAGAGAATGAGGCAAAAGAATGGTTAACACTTGGAGTAAATCTTTCGGTGGCAAAAACTGAAAGAAATGCAGCAAACTTTGATGGTTCTTATGCAGGAGGTCTAAACCCATTATATATGGCTCGCGTACTTCCTCCGGCTGCACCTATTTACGATCCGGAAGGTTATGGAGGTTTTGCAAACCTGCCTAACGATATAGAGAAAAATGCCAATCCTATTGGGGTATTAAAAGTCGGTGAATATGAGAATGCTGAATTCCGTGTTAGAGGAGATGCCTATGCAAAGTTCCAGGTTTTGGAACCGCTCAGCTTTAAAACCACGTTTGGGGTAGACCAACAAGCAATAGATGAAACGTTATATGATAACAAAGAGTTTGGTGCTGGAGGTGGAATATGGAATGGAGTACTTAATCGAGTAAAAAGTGAAGTTTTTCAATATACTGTAACCAATATTTTAAATTATAATGAAAACTATGGAAATCATGGTTTGGATGTTTTATTGGGACAAGAATCTCAGGTTTCCAACATGAATTCTATCAATGTCTATGGATATGATGTCTTAGACAGTGAGTTGTTATCTGCCAGTAGTATAGGAAGTTTATGGTCACATACCGGCTATGCGGAAAATTACTCGTTACTCTCTTACTTCTCTCAGGTTGCTTATAATTTTGATCAGAAATATTACTTATCTACAAGTTTCAGAAGGGATGGTTCCTCAAGATTTGGAAAGGATTCTCGTTGGGGAACATTTTGGTCTGTCTCGGGATCCTGGGTCGCGACCGAAGAAGATTTTCTGGATATAGATGATTTGGATTACCTGAAATTCCGAGGTAGCTACGGTACAAATGGAAATTTACCTCCACAATATTATGCAGCCCTGGCGTTTTTTGAAACTGATGGAAAAGGTTATGGTGGAAATTCAGGACTGTCCTATGGTCAACTACAGAACCCAGATCTTTCTTGGGAATTAAGTAAAAATTTCAATGTGGGAATGGATATCAATATATTCGGAGAATTAGATCTTACAGTAAATTACTTCCGTAAAAAAACTGAAGATTTATTGCTGAATGTTCCGGTTTCACCTACCACAGGTTTTATGACTCAATTACAGAACTTTGGAGAAATGATCAATAAAGGTTGGGAGTTTGAAGTAGGATATAATCCTATAGCAACAGAAGACTTTTCGTGGAGTACCAGCGCAAACCTTACTCTTCTTGATAACAAAATAACTAAATTAAAGAATGATATAGTACCTACATATAGTTCTAGATATGGTCAGGATCCCTTAATTATTAAAGAAGGTGAAAGTATTTATTCATTTTATTTACGGGATTATGCAGGCGTAAATCCATCAAATGGATATGCTCAATATCATGTACTTGAAAATGGTGAAAGAACTGGAGAGTTGACTACAAATGCTCAGGAGGCCGGATTTGGAATTTTTGGAGACGCTTTACAAGATTTTCAAGGTGGAGTTTTCAATCAGTTCAACTATAAAAATTTTACATTAGATTTTCAATTTACATTTGGTATGGGAGGGAAAGTGTATGATCGTACCGCATTTAAGCGCGATGACGATGGTTTTGCTCCCCAGTATACTAACACAATTGCCCAGCTTAATCCCTGGAATCCTAATAATCTGGACGCTACAGTGCCTATAAGAATTAATGGGAATCCAACTTTTTCGAATGATGTTTCTACCAGGCATTTATATGATTCCGATTACCTAAAACTTAGAAATGCCAAATTAACCTATAATCTGCCATCTTTCGGAAATACTCTAAAAGGAGGTTCAGTTTACGTGCAGGGGGATAATTTATTCTTATGGACCGAATTGGATGGTTACGATCCGGAAGCTGTGGTAGATGGGGTAAACTTTTTCCAGGTACCAACAGCAAGAACTATATTATTAGGACTTCAATTACAATTTTAG
- the hutH gene encoding histidine ammonia-lyase gives MSFHIVSSSNLEIEIIEKIITEKKKLKLSDEARLKITRSREYLDQKLEKSQAPVYGINTGFGSLCNVKISPNKLIELQENLVMSHACGTGNVVPKSIIRLMLLFKIQSLSYGHSGVTIETVSRLIDFYNNDVLPVVYEQGSLGASGDLAPLAHLALPLLGKGEVYFKGVKQESAEVLRKFGWNPIKLRSKEGLALLNGTQFMSAYGIFNLMKGRKLYELSNIIGAVSIDAFDCNLSPFDELVHLVRPHRGQIKTAERIRKILEGSEIGKREKNNVQDPYSFRCIPQVHGATKDTLSFVENTFITEINSVTDNPNIFVEEDKIISGGNFHGQPLALALDYLSISIAELGNISERRIYQLISGLRDLPPFLVNNPGLNNGFMITQYTAASIVSQNKQYASPASIDSIVSSNGQEDHVSMGANAATKALKVTNNVLTILAIELFNSSQALYFREEDTSPFLKDFIENFRSKVPIVKEDQIMSYHIQNSKDFISAFKV, from the coding sequence ATGTCATTTCACATAGTATCATCTTCAAACCTTGAAATAGAGATAATTGAAAAAATTATAACTGAAAAGAAAAAGTTAAAGCTAAGTGATGAAGCAAGATTAAAAATAACCAGATCGAGAGAATATCTAGATCAAAAATTGGAGAAAAGTCAAGCTCCTGTTTATGGAATAAATACTGGGTTTGGATCATTGTGCAACGTTAAAATTTCTCCTAATAAATTAATAGAATTGCAGGAGAATTTGGTGATGTCACATGCATGTGGAACAGGCAATGTAGTTCCAAAATCTATTATCCGATTAATGCTTTTATTTAAAATACAATCTCTTAGTTATGGCCATTCCGGCGTAACAATTGAGACCGTTAGCAGGCTAATTGATTTTTATAATAATGACGTGCTTCCAGTAGTATATGAACAAGGCTCATTGGGGGCCTCTGGGGATTTGGCCCCACTTGCTCATCTGGCGCTTCCGTTACTGGGAAAAGGAGAAGTATATTTCAAGGGGGTTAAGCAGGAATCGGCCGAAGTATTAAGGAAATTTGGATGGAACCCTATAAAATTAAGATCTAAAGAGGGATTGGCTTTATTGAATGGAACTCAATTTATGAGTGCTTATGGTATTTTCAATTTAATGAAGGGCAGGAAATTATATGAGTTGTCCAATATAATTGGAGCCGTATCTATAGATGCTTTTGATTGTAATTTATCGCCGTTTGATGAGTTAGTTCATCTAGTACGACCACACAGAGGTCAGATTAAAACTGCAGAAAGAATACGAAAGATTTTAGAAGGAAGCGAAATTGGAAAAAGGGAAAAAAATAACGTTCAGGATCCATATTCTTTCAGGTGTATTCCTCAAGTACATGGTGCAACTAAAGATACCCTTTCCTTTGTTGAAAATACTTTTATAACCGAGATAAATTCGGTAACTGATAATCCTAATATTTTTGTTGAAGAAGATAAAATAATATCGGGTGGAAATTTTCATGGCCAGCCATTGGCTTTGGCCTTAGATTATCTTAGTATTTCTATAGCTGAATTAGGCAATATTTCAGAACGTAGGATATACCAGTTAATCTCTGGATTAAGAGATCTTCCTCCATTTTTAGTAAATAACCCAGGTTTAAATAACGGTTTTATGATTACCCAATATACCGCTGCTAGTATTGTAAGTCAAAATAAACAATATGCTTCTCCTGCCAGTATAGATTCTATTGTTTCTTCTAACGGGCAGGAAGATCATGTGAGTATGGGAGCAAATGCAGCTACGAAAGCTCTAAAAGTGACTAATAATGTATTGACGATTCTGGCAATAGAATTATTTAATTCGTCGCAGGCACTTTATTTTAGGGAAGAAGATACCTCGCCTTTCTTAAAGGATTTTATAGAAAATTTCAGATCTAAGGTGCCAATAGTAAAAGAAGATCAAATTATGTCTTACCACATTCAAAATTCAAAGGATTTTATTTCCGCTTTTAAGGTTTAA
- a CDS encoding urocanate hydratase produces the protein MDFKMQILEGIPNNIPAQKIYALDINHAPKRKEILNNQEKKLALQNALRYFEPKDHAALLPEFLDELNTYGRIYMYRYRPDYKIYARPVDDYPGKSIQAKAIMHMIHNNLDHKVAQHPHELITYGGNGAVFQNWAQYRLVMKYLAEMSNEQTLVINSGHPLGLFPSHSNAPRVVVTNGMVIPNYSKPDYWEKFNALGVSQYGQMTAGSYMYIGPQGIVHGTTITVLNGLRMVAKKFNLSTGANLGKGSLFVTSGLGGMSGAQPKAGNIAGCITVCAEVNPKAVEVRHSQGWVDEVVKDIKSLILKVRKAKEEKKIISFAYEGNVVEVWEEFDKENIHIDLGSDQTSLHNPWSGGYYPVGLSFEESNQLMAKNPGEFQTKVQESLRRHAEAINNHSKKGTYFFDYGNAFLLEASRAGAKVHRDKSGNLVAASEAINKEEFAYPSYVQDIMGPMCFDYGFGPFRWVCASGKPEDLEKTDLIATNVLNKLKESSPVEIQQQMQDNIKWIKEAQQNNLVVGSQARILYADAIGRIEIAKAFNDAIAKGEIGPVVLGRDHHDVSGTDSPYRETSNIYDGSKFTADMAIQNVIGDAFRGATWVSIHNGGGVGWGEVINGGFGMLLEGDEASEKRLRSMLHWDVNNGITRRSWARNKGAMFAIKRAMEIEPKLKVTIPNLVKEEYFKDLDI, from the coding sequence ATGGATTTTAAAATGCAGATTTTAGAGGGTATCCCAAATAACATACCTGCACAAAAAATATACGCCTTAGATATTAATCATGCGCCAAAACGAAAGGAGATTTTAAACAATCAAGAAAAGAAACTCGCATTGCAAAATGCTCTAAGATATTTTGAACCTAAAGATCATGCCGCATTACTTCCAGAGTTTCTGGATGAATTGAACACCTATGGTAGAATTTACATGTATCGATATCGTCCTGATTATAAAATATACGCCAGACCTGTAGATGATTATCCGGGCAAAAGTATACAAGCCAAAGCTATTATGCATATGATTCATAATAATTTGGACCATAAAGTAGCCCAGCATCCACATGAATTAATAACTTACGGGGGGAATGGTGCTGTGTTTCAAAACTGGGCGCAATATAGGCTGGTAATGAAATATTTGGCTGAAATGTCTAATGAACAAACTTTAGTTATTAATTCTGGTCATCCTTTAGGGCTCTTCCCCTCCCACTCCAATGCGCCAAGAGTGGTCGTAACGAATGGTATGGTGATACCTAACTATTCCAAACCAGATTATTGGGAGAAATTTAATGCCCTGGGAGTATCACAATATGGACAAATGACAGCAGGGAGTTATATGTATATTGGACCTCAAGGAATAGTTCACGGAACAACGATCACAGTGCTAAATGGATTACGCATGGTGGCCAAAAAATTTAACTTATCAACTGGAGCCAATCTTGGCAAGGGATCTCTATTTGTAACTTCTGGATTAGGAGGCATGAGCGGAGCTCAGCCTAAAGCTGGAAATATTGCTGGATGCATTACTGTATGTGCTGAAGTCAACCCTAAAGCGGTAGAAGTAAGACACTCTCAGGGATGGGTAGATGAAGTAGTAAAAGATATTAAAAGCTTAATTCTCAAAGTAAGAAAGGCAAAAGAAGAGAAAAAAATAATCTCCTTTGCTTATGAGGGAAATGTGGTCGAAGTATGGGAAGAATTTGATAAAGAAAATATTCATATAGATTTGGGCAGTGATCAGACATCCCTTCATAATCCTTGGTCCGGAGGATACTATCCAGTAGGTTTATCATTTGAAGAATCAAATCAACTTATGGCTAAAAATCCGGGTGAATTCCAAACAAAGGTGCAAGAAAGTTTGCGGAGGCATGCCGAGGCAATTAACAATCACTCAAAAAAGGGAACTTACTTTTTTGATTACGGAAATGCCTTTTTACTGGAAGCCTCTAGAGCAGGTGCTAAGGTTCATAGAGATAAAAGTGGAAATTTAGTTGCGGCTTCTGAGGCTATAAACAAGGAAGAATTTGCCTATCCTAGTTATGTACAAGATATCATGGGACCTATGTGTTTCGATTACGGTTTTGGACCTTTTCGGTGGGTGTGTGCATCGGGTAAACCAGAGGATCTTGAAAAAACCGATTTGATTGCAACGAATGTTCTTAACAAATTAAAAGAGAGCTCCCCTGTTGAAATACAACAGCAGATGCAGGATAACATCAAATGGATTAAAGAAGCACAACAAAATAATCTAGTGGTTGGTTCACAAGCTAGAATTTTGTACGCAGATGCTATTGGAAGAATAGAGATTGCAAAAGCTTTTAATGATGCTATCGCTAAAGGAGAAATTGGGCCGGTTGTCCTTGGGCGTGATCATCATGATGTGTCGGGAACTGATTCGCCTTATCGCGAAACTTCGAATATCTATGACGGTTCTAAATTTACCGCAGACATGGCTATTCAAAATGTTATAGGCGATGCTTTTAGAGGAGCTACGTGGGTAAGTATCCACAACGGTGGCGGTGTAGGTTGGGGAGAAGTAATTAATGGTGGATTCGGAATGCTTTTGGAGGGTGATGAAGCATCAGAAAAAAGACTACGCTCTATGTTGCATTGGGATGTGAATAATGGAATCACTAGAAGATCATGGGCACGAAATAAGGGGGCTATGTTTGCGATCAAACGAGCAATGGAAATTGAACCTAAATTAAAAGTCACCATTCCAAATTTAGTTAAGGAAGAATACTTTAAAGATCTTGATATCTAA